Proteins from a genomic interval of Harpia harpyja isolate bHarHar1 chromosome 9, bHarHar1 primary haplotype, whole genome shotgun sequence:
- the PRODH gene encoding proline dehydrogenase 1, mitochondrial, whose translation MAPPSAARALCSAARLGVPRRPRSATTAAAAASPRGAAPLPAADSGGARPVVPPPPPPPPPPRGAEREPPPAVDFGDPREAFRSKSSAELLRGLVVLGLCAVGPLVEHNRELLQVCQRVLGQALFERLMKMTFYGQFVAGEDQEAIKPLIRRNQAFGVGAVLDYSVEEDLSAEEAERKELDSCTSAAEKETGGAEQREKQYRAHRGFGDRRGGVISARTYFYADEAKCDQHMETFLRCIDASGGSSENGFSAIKLTALGRPQFLLQFSEVLVKWRRFFHQMAAEQGQAGRAALEMKLEAEKLQEALANLGIATKAESQHWFTGENLGMSGTVDLLDWNSLIDSRTKLSKLLLVPNLQTGQLEPLLSRFTEEEDLQMKRMLQRMDVLAKRATEKGVRLMVDAEQSYFQPAISRLTLEMQRRFNRDRAIIFNTYQCYLKEAYDNVTVDVELSRREGWHFGTKLVRGAYMEQERERAAQIGYEDPINPTYEKTNEMYHRCLDYILEEIKHNWKANVMVASHNEDTVKFTLRRMLELGIHPSEKKVYFGQLLGMCDQITFPLGQAGFPVYKYVPYGPVNEVLPYLSRRAQENRGFMQRANRERDLLWREVKRRLLTGSLFSPNH comes from the exons ATGGCTCCCCCGAGCGCGGCCCGGGCGCTCTGCTCCGCCGCCCGCCTGGGCGTCCCCCGCCGCCCACGCTCCGcgaccaccgccgccgccgccgcctccccccgcggGGCCGCTCCGCTACCGGCGGCGGACAGCGGGGGGGCCCGGCCGgtggtgccgccgccgccgcctcctcctcctcctccgcgggGTGCGGAACGGGAACCGCCGCCCGCCGTGGATTTCGGGGACCCACGGGAAGCGTTCCGCAGCAAGAGCAGCGccgagctgctgcgcgggctggtggtgctggggctgtgcGCTGTCGGGCCGCTGGTGGAGCACAACCGGGAG CTGCTGCAGGTATGCCAGCGGGTGCTGGGGCAGGCGCTGTTCGAGCGGCTGATGAAGATGACCTTCTACGGGCAGTTCGTGGCCGGGGAGGACCAGGAGGCCATCAAACCGCTCATCCGGCGGAACCAGGCCTTCGGCGTGGGCGCCGTGCTGGATTACAGCGTGGAAGAGGACCTGAGCGCCGAGGAGGCCGAACGCAAGGAGCTGGA CTCCTGCACCTCTGCAGCCGAGAAGGAGACAGGAG GAGCAGAACAAAGGGAGAAGCAATACCGAGCCCATCGGGGATTTGGGGACCGCCGCGGTGGGGTCATCAGCGCCCGCACATATTTCTATGCTGATGAGGCCAAGTGCGACCAGCACATGGAGACTTTCCTCCGCTGCATCGATGCCTCAG GCGGCAGCTCGGAGAACGGCTTCTCGGCCATCAAGCTGACGGCACTGGGCAGACCTCAGTTCCTG CTGCAGTTCTCGGAGGTGCTGGTGAAGTGGCGGAGGTTCTTCCACCAAATGGCTGcggagcagggccaggctgggcGGGCAGCGCTGGAGATGAAGCTGGAGGCGGAGAAGCTGCAG GAGGCCCTGGCCAACCTCGGCATCGCGACCAAGGCGGAGAGCCAGCACTGGTTCACGGGCGAGAACCTGGGCATGAGTGG CACTGTGGACCTGCTGGATTGGAACAGCCTGATTGACAGCCGCACCAAGCTCTCCAAGCTGCTGCTTGTCCCCAACCTGCAG ACTGGGCAGCTCGAGCCTCTGCTCTCGCGCTTCACCGAGGAGGAGGATCTGCAGATGAAGCGGATGCTGCAGCGGATGGATGTCCTTGCCAAG AGAGCCACGGAGAAGGGCGTGAGGCTGATGGTGGATGCGGAGCAGAGCTACTTCCAGCCAGCCATCAGCCGCCTCACCCTGGAGATGCAGCGCCGCTTCAACAGGGATCGGGCGATCATCTTCAACACCTACCAGTGCTACCTGAAG GAGGCTTACGACAACGTGACAGTGGATGTGGAGCTGTCACGCCGGGAGGGCTGGCACTTCGGCACCAAGCTGGTCCGTGGCGCCTACATGGAGCAGGAGCGGGAAAGGGCAGCCCAAATTGGCTATGAGGATCCCATCAACCCCACCTACGAGAAGACCAACGAGATGTACCACAG GTGCCTGGACTATATCCTGGAGGAGATCAAGCACAACTGGAAAGCCAACGTGATGGTAGCATCTCACAATGAGGACACAGTGAAGTTCACCCTGCGCAG GATGCTGGAGCTTGGGATCCATCCCTCGGAGAAGAAGGTGTACTTTGGGCAGCTGCTGGGCATGTGTGACCAGATCACCTTCCCCCTGG GTCAGGCCGGCTTCCCTGTCTACAAGTACGTGCCCTATGGCCCGGTGAACGAGGTGCTGCCCTACCTGTCCCGGAGGGCCCAGGAGAACAGGGGCTTCATGCAGAGGGCGAACCGGGAGCGGGACCTTCTCTGGAGGGAGGTCAAGAGGCGGCTCCTCACAGGGAGCCTCTTCAGCCCCAACCACTAA